A genome region from Phaenicophaeus curvirostris isolate KB17595 chromosome 10, BPBGC_Pcur_1.0, whole genome shotgun sequence includes the following:
- the AGXT gene encoding alanine--glyoxylate aminotransferase isoform X2, whose product MLGAARAASTAALLRPQLLEMAKRAVATSLLRVPPPQELLRPLAVPDRLLLGPGPSNVPPRVLAAGGRQLLGHMHPEVLQVMDEIKAGIQYAFQTHNRLTLALSGTGHCAMEAALLNLLERGDSALVAVNGIWGQRAADIARRLGANVHELLKPPGEYFTLQDIQEGLARHKPSVLFITHGESSTGVLQPLDGLGQLCHRHGCLLLVDAVASLGGAPIFMDQQEIDVLYSGSQKVLNAPPGSAPISFSDRAREKMQKRKTQPLSFYLDMSWLANYWGCDAEPRRYHHTAPINSFFSLREGLAVLAERGLESSWERHGANCSQLCQGLRDLGLELFVKEEARLPTITTVKVPEGYDWKEITAFLMDKHAIEIAGGLGPTAGKVLRIGLMGCNSTRRNVDRVLHALREALRSCRRSRL is encoded by the exons ATGCTGGGTGCTGCACGGGCAGCCTCCACTGCTGCTCTCCTCCGGCCCCAGCTCTTGGAGATGGCGAAGCGTGCCGTGGCCACCAGCCTGCTccgtgtccccccaccccaggagctgctgcggCCCCTAGCTGTGCCGGACAGGCTCCTGCTGGGACCAGGACCCAGTAACGTGCCGCCCCGCGTCCTGGCCGCAGGCGGCCGGCAGCTCCTGGGCCACATGCACCCTGAGGTGCTGCAG GTGATGGATGAGATCAAGGCGGGCATCCAGTACGCCTTCCAGACGCACAACCGGTTGACCCTGGCGCTCAGCGGCACCGGCCACTGCGCCATGGAGGCCGCGCTGCTCAACCTGCTGGAGCGCGGCGACTCGGCGCTGGTGGCCGTCAACGGCATCTGGGGACAACGTGCTGCCGACATCGCCAGGAGGCTGG GAGCCAACGTCCACGAGCTGCTGAAGCCCCCAGGCGAGTACTTCACCCTGCAGGACATCCAGGAG GGTCTGGCGCGGCACAAGCCCTCGGTGCTCTTCATCACCCACGGCGAGTCCTCCACAGGGGTGCTGCAGCCGCTGGATGGGCTGGGCCAGCTGTGTCACCG GCACGGCTGCCTGCTGCTCGTGGATGCGGTGGCATCGCTTGGAGGAGCCCCCATCTTCATGGACCAGCAGG AGATTGACGTGCTGTACTCGGGGTCCCAGAAAGTCCTCAACGCCCCCCCTGGCAGTGCCCCCATCTCATTCAGCGACAGAGCCAG GGAGAAGATGCAGAAGAGGAAGACGCAGCCCCTGTCCTTCTACCTGGACATGAGCTGGCTGGCAAACTACTGGGGCTGCGATGCCGAGCCGCGCAG GTACCATCACACGGCACCGATCAACAGCTTCTTCAGCCTGCGGGAGGGCTTGGCCGTGCTGGCAGAGCGG GGTCTGGAGAGCTCGTGGGAGCGACACGGGGCCAACTGCAGCCAACTGTGCCAGGGGCTGCGCGACCTGGGGCTGGAGCTCTTTGTGAAGGAGGAG GCGAGACTTCCCACCATCACCACTGTCAAGGTGCCCGAGGGTTACGACTGGAAGGAGATCACAGCCTTCCTGATGGACAAACACGCCATCGAGATCgcgggggggctgggacccacgGCGGGCAAG
- the AGXT gene encoding alanine--glyoxylate aminotransferase isoform X1: MLGAARAASTAALLRPQLLEMAKRAVATSLLRVPPPQELLRPLAVPDRLLLGPGPSNVPPRVLAAGGRQLLGHMHPEVLQVMDEIKAGIQYAFQTHNRLTLALSGTGHCAMEAALLNLLERGDSALVAVNGIWGQRAADIARRLGANVHELLKPPGEYFTLQDIQEGLARHKPSVLFITHGESSTGVLQPLDGLGQLCHRHGCLLLVDAVASLGGAPIFMDQQEIDVLYSGSQKVLNAPPGSAPISFSDRAREKMQKRKTQPLSFYLDMSWLANYWGCDAEPRRYHHTAPINSFFSLREGLAVLAERGLESSWERHGANCSQLCQGLRDLGLELFVKEEKARLPTITTVKVPEGYDWKEITAFLMDKHAIEIAGGLGPTAGKVLRIGLMGCNSTRRNVDRVLHALREALRSCRRSRL; the protein is encoded by the exons ATGCTGGGTGCTGCACGGGCAGCCTCCACTGCTGCTCTCCTCCGGCCCCAGCTCTTGGAGATGGCGAAGCGTGCCGTGGCCACCAGCCTGCTccgtgtccccccaccccaggagctgctgcggCCCCTAGCTGTGCCGGACAGGCTCCTGCTGGGACCAGGACCCAGTAACGTGCCGCCCCGCGTCCTGGCCGCAGGCGGCCGGCAGCTCCTGGGCCACATGCACCCTGAGGTGCTGCAG GTGATGGATGAGATCAAGGCGGGCATCCAGTACGCCTTCCAGACGCACAACCGGTTGACCCTGGCGCTCAGCGGCACCGGCCACTGCGCCATGGAGGCCGCGCTGCTCAACCTGCTGGAGCGCGGCGACTCGGCGCTGGTGGCCGTCAACGGCATCTGGGGACAACGTGCTGCCGACATCGCCAGGAGGCTGG GAGCCAACGTCCACGAGCTGCTGAAGCCCCCAGGCGAGTACTTCACCCTGCAGGACATCCAGGAG GGTCTGGCGCGGCACAAGCCCTCGGTGCTCTTCATCACCCACGGCGAGTCCTCCACAGGGGTGCTGCAGCCGCTGGATGGGCTGGGCCAGCTGTGTCACCG GCACGGCTGCCTGCTGCTCGTGGATGCGGTGGCATCGCTTGGAGGAGCCCCCATCTTCATGGACCAGCAGG AGATTGACGTGCTGTACTCGGGGTCCCAGAAAGTCCTCAACGCCCCCCCTGGCAGTGCCCCCATCTCATTCAGCGACAGAGCCAG GGAGAAGATGCAGAAGAGGAAGACGCAGCCCCTGTCCTTCTACCTGGACATGAGCTGGCTGGCAAACTACTGGGGCTGCGATGCCGAGCCGCGCAG GTACCATCACACGGCACCGATCAACAGCTTCTTCAGCCTGCGGGAGGGCTTGGCCGTGCTGGCAGAGCGG GGTCTGGAGAGCTCGTGGGAGCGACACGGGGCCAACTGCAGCCAACTGTGCCAGGGGCTGCGCGACCTGGGGCTGGAGCTCTTTGTGAAGGAGGAG AAGGCGAGACTTCCCACCATCACCACTGTCAAGGTGCCCGAGGGTTACGACTGGAAGGAGATCACAGCCTTCCTGATGGACAAACACGCCATCGAGATCgcgggggggctgggacccacgGCGGGCAAG